A region of the Rhizobium binae genome:
GCCAGATGGGCCAAGCCAACTATTCGGCCGCCAAGGCCGGCGATCTCGGCTTCACCAAGGCGCTTGCCCAGGAAGGGGCGGCGAAAAACATTACTGTCAACGCCATCTGCCCCGGTTACATCGGAACGGAAATGGTGCTTGCCGTGCCGGAGAAAGTGCTGAACGAGCGCATCATTCCCCAGATCCCCGTCGGCCGTCTCGGCGAGCCGGAAGAGATCGCCCGTTGCGTCACCTTCCTCGTCTCCGACGATGCCGGCTTCATCACCGGTTCAACGCTGACGGCCAATGGCGGGCAGTTCTTCGTTTAGCCCCGGTTGACGATCCAGATCGACTTGAAGCGACAGCGTCTGCCTGGCTGCGCTGTCTCTTTTATGTGCGGGACCGGATATCCGCAACGCGGGTTCAGAACGTCAGGAGCGGCTGCGGGGGTTGCGATGTCCGCGGGCTGGAATCCTGACCGGCACTGTTTGCGCCGCCCGGTCTTCGCTGCGAAGGGCTGAGATCGCGCTTGTCACGAAGGCCAAGGCGATGGGAACGGCGACGGCGGAACCCATGAAAATCTGGGCCATGGAGGCGTTCCCTTTCGGTGCGTGGGCGGCTTTGTCTGCCCATTGCGCTTGAGAAGGAATATGCGGTCGGCGGGTCGACGCCGGCAGGCTCGACTTTCGAAACCGATCGTCAACGTCGCGTTGACGCAGGATGCCAGCAAAGAAAAACGGGCGCCAGGGCGCCCGTTGGGAGTCCGATATGATTTTGCCGGTCAGTAGCGGCAACGGGCCTCGTAGCGGCGGCCGTAGCGGTCGCGATAAATGCAGTAGCCGCGGCGTTCGACCGACTGGCCGATCAGCGCGCCGGTCAGACCGCCGGCAACGGCACCGACTGCGGCACCGCCCCAGCTGTTGGTTACGGCGCCGCCGATGACCGCACCGGTGCCGGCGCCGATCGCCGTGCCCTGCTCGGTCGGAGTACAGGATGCGAGAGCGCCCACGAGCGCGCCAATGAGAACAATTTTCTTCATCATGTCGTAACTCCCCAGGTTGTCGGGCTTTAGATGCGCCCCATTAGTACAAGGATAATGATAATGACGAGAACTAGCCCCAAACCGCCCGAAGGTCCATAGCCCCAGCCACGGCTATAACCCCAATTCGGCAAGGCTCCGATCAAGAGTAGAATGAGGATAACGAGAAGTATCGTGCCAAGCATTGCGTGTTTCCTTCATTTTCATCCGCAATCTGAATGGACAAGAAACACGCATTGGCGATTTTTGTTCCCGGTTGAGCCCGCGAATTGTGATGCGGCACGATTCATGGTTTGTGATCGATGCTGCCCAGTA
Encoded here:
- a CDS encoding YMGG-like glycine zipper-containing protein, yielding MMKKIVLIGALVGALASCTPTEQGTAIGAGTGAVIGGAVTNSWGGAAVGAVAGGLTGALIGQSVERRGYCIYRDRYGRRYEARCRY
- a CDS encoding DUF3309 family protein, encoding MLGTILLVILILLLIGALPNWGYSRGWGYGPSGGLGLVLVIIIILVLMGRI